The region CCACAATCCCCATACACAGACAAAAGTACTGAAAGGTGCTCAGTAACTCCTCTTTTACTCCCTGCATATTTATACATAGCCAATCAAATATTCTAATCTCTGTCAGTAATGCAGTGCACATGAGCTGAGAAGGAGACAACACAGACTATGATGGGAGTACCACGAAATTTGGTTCCAATCCAATTCCCGGTCACACCAAGGCCAGAATCACCTCCACTCTGAACTCTGGACAGTTGGCCTTGTTCGTGGCTTCGATGAGGATTTCTTTCACTCTGTCCAGATCTGGAGGTACAGCTGCATATCCCTGCAGCTTCACAGTGTCAGTGTCAAGGCCAGAATCACCAATATCAATATAAGTatttatacctttttattattaaaagtgtCAAATGGACTGTACTGCCAAATGGGGGAGAACCATCTGAGGTGAATGCATCATTAAAATCCTAGTTCGGAGTACATTTTGATTATCACTAAGTATCCTCACTCACTAAAGACACAAAATATAGCAAATAATAACAAGTATaagtattaaataaaataaatgtttactgTATGAATTATGTACATGCACAAAGACGACTATGCTAATATAGTACACTAGTATTAGATGGTATTTATTCTCAAAACAAGACTTAGTACTGGTAGTGTTACTACTGTAGGTACTGCTTAGTTGTAAATGTAGCAATGGCAGGAAGCTGCCTGGTTTCAGTCTCAGTGCTGTCTCCTTCTGTGGGGTGTTCATATGTTGTCATGGTTCCTttggttaattaaaaaaaaaacatgctattACACAAATTGCagaagtattttttaaaaaaagtaaataaaccagagaaataaataatttcccCTTCTAAAATTCATATTGAGCAAAGATCATTTTAAGTGAAGACTTAAATTTCAAGATGATTGACCACAAGCCAATGGTGATGCAAGGAAAATAATCTGTATTCATCTGATGAAAAAATTCTTAACTTAACGTTCACATTTTGGGAcccaaggaagaaaaaaagacacctgTCTCATGGTTATTTAAAAAGCTTCTTGTAgctattttcagtttcagcagACATGAACAAGTTGGCTGAACACGGTAAGCGTCTGTGTTATTAGAATGACGTTGTACAAAAGAGAGATTCCACATAAATATGTGAGGTTGATGGATCATTTTACTCATCTACAATGGATACAACTTATCAGGAGCAAGGACTACTTTGCAAAGGTGACTCATGATTGTGCTTGGAAATGTATTGAACCTGTTATAATCGTGGAACGTCTGACTTCAGCACTGATAAAGGAGCCACTGTTTCAGCCAAAGGCATATTTGGTCTTGATATGAGCCTAGGTAAACAGACAGTCTTACAAAAGGGAGTGAAATCATCTCGTGATTAAGTCGATTCTGAAGAAAACTGGATGAATTACAAAAACTGAGGTGTGGGAAGGCAAGGgtctcatttttttgtttcttttcttttttttttagaacactTCTCAGGAAACTGATATTGGCCAATGTCCATCTCGCTGTGAGTGTATGAAAAggatgtgaagaaaaaaaaaaggagaagaaaagtaCTTAAATACTGCAGGGGAGATCCTtcacagcaaaaagaaaagaatttgcTCTGGCCTGAGACTCAAAGGATACAGGGATTCAGCAGATCCTCTCTAAAGATAAATCGCTAATTTCAACCATTTAAGACAAGTATGAATACTGCAATTAAGTGCATCTTTCTCCTGGCCTGCATTGCCATTTGCAGATCAGCATGTAAGTGTGCTAATTTGTTCAATTACCGAaagctttgttgttgtttttctgcatttgcatGTGGCTTGAAATGAGCTAAACTTTTACTAAAAGTGTATTTTGCTGTGTCTAAGATTACTGGAAAACATGAAAGATTCAGCTGTAGCTATTCCATACAATATTTACACTgttgccttcttttttttttacagcttacAACCGCTGCCACTgtataaaaacaagcaaatatgtGAATAAGTCACTCATTGCTAATGTCAAGGTCCATTATCCTCGTCCATACTGCAACAAGCAAGAAGTCATGTAAGTACctgcagtaaaatgaaaaatagatttaaaaaatagacCAAATAGTagtttttaagaaatattttagtGCAAGATTAATGTTGATTTTCCATTGACAGTAATTTGCTTTCTCTATCTCCTACAGTGTCATACTGAAAGACCAGAGCTCACGGTGCCTTGAAAGCACAGAAAAATTCACCCAAAACCTCCTGCAATTAATACAAATGTAAGTCCAAAGACAAGCTATTTTTTAGATGCTGCAATTTAATTTGCAACTGTTGCACATGGTATGAGCTAATATTAATGTAATCAGATATGGTAAAGCTCGCTGAATAAAGTGCATGGGAAGGTCGAGCAAAGCTTTTCTGCAGGCATTGGATGTGGCTCCAAAGTTTGAAGTTCTGCAGGCCTTCATCAGTGCGCATGAAATGAAGAGCtagtaaaatgtaaacaatgcttTCAACTACTTGAGTATAAGCAGCTGAtgcaaaaggaaaacaaaagggatTTTCTAATAAGGAGTTTTTTAAGCAATACTGAATACCAGATATACAGAGAAAAAATCTTATGTTACAGCAATGCTTCCGAATTTGGGGGTTGGAAGGCACCCAAGATAAATCTAAAATGATGATAAGAAAGGGAAccaagttttgtttgtttttttcagacttttctctgatatttgatatttgctatttttctaGTAGATGACTCAATACTTTTACTTGTTCAGGGCtccaataatgaaaatagagAAGAATATCTCCCATTGTTTCAACTGCTCATATTGGAAGTCATATTTCAAGTAGACATTGCTTTTTTGATAAGGGTGATGGACCAAAAAGGTTGGGACTCACTGTTTAAGTGCATAACTTGCATTGAATTAGAGTGTCAAagtattattcattatttttttcttgtgaataattgaatacatttacgttttaaaaatctaataattttcaaataaaagaagtTGAGAAGAGAAATGGACATCTGACAAGAATTTTGGAAACTTTAATGACTGGTCACAAGTAGACGTAGCTTCATTCTAagggggtcacaagccaaacaTGTTAAAACCAATGTTTTAGATTATGGACGTTTCAAATTAGAgattgaacatgtttttttttttttttttttattcacaggcAGAGGGCACAGAAAGCTTTGAAGATGAACACCACGGTCCAAAGAACCACCACAGTGTCAGCCACACCGCCAGCCAGTATAGCGCCAACATCCTAAGCACATTGCTTGTGTTTGTCATTGTTACAATAAAAATGAGCCATCAATTAATAAGAAGAAAGACCCGCACACCTCTCCAAAGTAAGGGTATGAGTGGTGTAGTTCCTTCACGTGTTCTGTGAAATACaagattttaaaactgcattcatCAGTTTTCCACACTAGCAGCTAAAACTAACAGCAAGATGTAAAAGTGGGAAATACTTAATACTCCAGCTGCCAGAATTCAGTGTTGACACATTTAGGAAACATCCTCGGGCACAAGTAAGCATGGTGCATTTATGAGGTTTCAGTTTGGTGGGATGGAAGATTCTTCCCTCAGTCTCTGCTGGACACTAAATGATGATGAGACTGGTATAATTCCACCTAAATATTGCcttatataatgatatataataatgataatataacaGTCTGCTATCTATAAAACTTTGTGTAAAAGCATGgccattattttattattttcattttatttaaatgatgaaaaatgctgACAGTTTTGTATAAATGGTATAATATTTTGAAGGCAAATTTCTTTGTATGATTTGAAGGATTTCTTTGTacaaatgtatatttatgtgcaCACATATAACTGTACATGTGCcatgtttgttggtttttttagGCAGAAATCACAATCTACCAAACTGACTAGCCATGTGACACTGTTGATGAAGAGCGACAAACCTGCAATAAATTTtcttaagacaaaaaaaaaggaaatcctgGCATTTTATTATGAAGTAACCAAATCACAGAATAAGGTTTAAAACAGTATGTCAAATGCATGTACACAAAGAGTTGCGTTTGCTGCACATGGCTGACGAGTAGAACATTCAGTCAACTCACTACAATGACGACCctgttacattttctttctttcttcttcttctgaagaagaaaataaaatgacaaaatctaTTTGTGCTTTGGTAATTACAAATCCCATTGAAAGTCCCCTCAGGCTTGTTTTTCAAAAGATACAATTTTTGCTAAGTCATACTGTAATACATTCTTTGCTTTCTTAAAGTCATGTGGACCTTTTGTATGATGACCTACTTTTATCCCACAATTATGAACCGAACATCTGATAGACACATGCATCATGATAGACACAAGACACATGCTGTCAGTCATAAGGTAGCAGTATTACTCAAGTCAAATTGGAAAGCAGAAAGTTGCTGTGAATTTTTACCGCTGCCGAGGTGAATTTGGTTTCTATCTGTCTGCTTAACTGTTTacctgtctttcttttgtctcaAAAGCTTCAGCAGATTATGACACTTAGTGcatagaaaataattattaatttatttgacgTTATAATAAGGGAATTTCTACCATTAgacaaatgttgttttcagcCATAACTGAAATGATGGAAGTACAGATTTCCACGTATGAATTATCTTCCATCTTAACAAATCGATTTAACCTAAGAATTAATTGTCATGGCAACATTCAGAGTTGGTGGGGAATTGTGTTATTCATTTGCCTTATAGTTTCTACTTGAAATCCAATCTTTCCAGATAACAAGTTTTCATCTAAATGTGATGATGattcaaatcataaaataaatatatcactGGCTGTGTGCACAAttaattttcacattatctTTAT is a window of Xiphias gladius isolate SHS-SW01 ecotype Sanya breed wild chromosome 12, ASM1685928v1, whole genome shotgun sequence DNA encoding:
- the LOC120797480 gene encoding growth-regulated alpha protein-like, which encodes MNTAIKCIFLLACIAICRSASYNRCHCIKTSKYVNKSLIANVKVHYPRPYCNKQEVIVILKDQSSRCLESTEKFTQNLLQLIQMQRAQKALKMNTTVQRTTTVSATPPASIAPTS